AAAAAAGTCATTCCAGGCTATAGAGAAATTAGGTAAAATTTGATTTCTGGTACTTACATATTGAAAGTTAAAAAGGCTACGAAACCCTGAAACACTTTCGTAGTAATAATCCAGGTCGTTGTATTCATATATTAGTTTAACAAGTGATTTGTTTACAACCAATGCCTGTGGAACATTTGGGTTTGTCGCACCTGATTTATATTGATAATCTTCAGTAAAAAAACTCATTCCTAACTCTACCCGGTTTTTAAAATTAAACTGATAGAGCCCTAGTGCTTCATAAGAAGTATTATTGTATTTGTAATCCGAAGTAGTACCATCAAAAAAAACAGGTTCTTGTGTTGTTAAACTTTGAAAGTTAACAGCTAAACCTAATTTTCTGGTAAACAAATAGGGTGCTCTAAAATTAACGGCATAAGAATTATAGATATCTCGTTGAAAAAAACCACCTATGATAATATTTTTTCCCAGAAAGTTGTACTCATGTAACCCAATTCGATAAGCAAATTCATTATTATTTGTAGTATAGAAATTTACAAATGGGATGATGGTAAAATTGTCTTCGATATCTATGTATACATTATAAAAATTGTCATGTGAATAAAAGACTTGAAAATAGGCATGAGAAATACCTGGTAACCTACGTAAGTTCGCAATATCATTTGTAAGCATTAGTGAGTCTAATTTGTCTCCTGCTTTGGATTCCATTATCTTCTTAATAAAAGATACTCTTGTTCTTTTAGCGCCCCTTATCTTCATATCATAAATAACAGGTTCTTGTGCTTTCAGTTCTGAAAAAACAAGAAATAGACAAAACAAAAAAAGAAATTTCCGTATCATTATTGAGCTGTAAATGGTTTTTCA
This window of the Flavobacteriaceae bacterium genome carries:
- a CDS encoding outer membrane protein assembly factor, which encodes MIRKFLFLFCLFLVFSELKAQEPVIYDMKIRGAKRTRVSFIKKIMESKAGDKLDSLMLTNDIANLRRLPGISHAYFQVFYSHDNFYNVYIDIEDNFTIIPFVNFYTTNNNEFAYRIGLHEYNFLGKNIIIGGFFQRDIYNSYAVNFRAPYLFTRKLGLAVNFQSLTTQEPVFFDGTTSDYKYNNTSYEALGLYQFNFKNRVELGMSFFTEDYQYKSGATNPNVPQALVVNKSLVKLIYEYNDLDYYYESVSGFRSLFNFQYVSTRNQILPNFSIAWNDFFYYKRVEEKGNWANRLRVGFATNSDSPFAPFSVDNNINIRGVGNTIDRGTGVVVLNTEYRYILYKKNNITVQGNVFVDAGSWRNPGGNFGDFSRADNVRVYPGLGLRFIHKKIYNAVFRVDYGYGITKNATRGFVFGIGQYF